One genomic segment of Streptomyces sp. TLI_146 includes these proteins:
- a CDS encoding DUF4365 domain-containing protein, with protein sequence MAIAQPEPDGLISERIAPLRGSLATTACMETLQVGYLHAVAAAAGCSLSQPFPDNGIDWHVSHSAPGHTVDDEVTIKVQLKCTYQIPPHPPGGAFSFTLDNEHLVKLARTPVSVHKILVVMLAPRSRDEWLRAGHDRLALRHCCYWTNLAGHPVTGRRRTTVRIPTTRIFDDRALCEIMTRVGVGGRP encoded by the coding sequence ATGGCGATCGCGCAGCCGGAGCCGGACGGGCTGATATCCGAGCGGATCGCACCACTGCGCGGCTCACTCGCCACCACCGCCTGCATGGAGACCCTCCAGGTGGGCTACCTCCACGCCGTGGCGGCCGCCGCCGGGTGTTCGCTCTCACAGCCCTTTCCGGACAACGGAATCGACTGGCACGTGAGCCACAGCGCCCCCGGCCACACCGTCGACGACGAAGTCACGATCAAGGTGCAGCTCAAGTGCACGTACCAGATCCCGCCGCACCCGCCGGGCGGGGCCTTCTCCTTCACCCTCGACAACGAGCACCTGGTGAAGCTGGCCCGCACACCCGTGTCGGTGCACAAGATCCTGGTCGTGATGCTCGCGCCCAGAAGCCGGGACGAGTGGCTGCGCGCGGGCCACGACCGGCTCGCGCTGCGGCACTGCTGCTACTGGACCAACCTGGCCGGCCACCCGGTGACCGGGCGGCGCAGGACCACAGTGCGGATACCGACCACGCGGATCTTCGACGATCGCGCGCTCTGCGAGATCATGACCCGGGTCGGGGTGGGAGGGAGGCCCTGA
- a CDS encoding 3'-5' exonuclease, which translates to MTCWYEGPLAAFDTETTGVDVERDRIVSAALVVQDGPGSRPRATRWLVNPGISVPESATAVHGLTDEHLQLNGRWPAPVMEEVARALAEECAAGRPLVVMNAPFDLTLLDRELKRHRASSLARYLDGAPLRVLDPRVLDKHLDRYRKGRRTLTDLCAHYGVELDSAHDAAADALAALEVVRAVGRRFAARLERLTPAEIHSLQTGWHAAQARGLQAWFTRNGTPETVDPAWPLRPELPAAA; encoded by the coding sequence ATGACGTGCTGGTACGAAGGCCCCCTGGCCGCTTTCGACACCGAGACGACGGGCGTGGACGTGGAGCGGGACCGCATAGTGTCGGCCGCCCTGGTGGTCCAGGACGGGCCGGGTTCGCGGCCCCGGGCGACGCGCTGGCTGGTGAACCCGGGCATATCCGTTCCGGAGAGCGCGACCGCCGTGCACGGGCTCACCGACGAGCACCTCCAGCTGAACGGGCGGTGGCCGGCGCCGGTGATGGAGGAGGTGGCCAGGGCGCTGGCCGAGGAGTGCGCGGCGGGGCGGCCGCTGGTGGTGATGAACGCGCCGTTCGATCTGACGCTGCTGGACCGGGAGTTGAAGCGCCACCGCGCCTCGTCGCTGGCGCGCTATCTGGACGGGGCGCCGCTGCGGGTCCTCGATCCGCGGGTCCTGGACAAGCACCTGGACCGCTACCGCAAGGGCCGCCGCACCCTGACCGATCTGTGCGCGCACTACGGGGTGGAGCTGGACAGCGCGCACGACGCGGCGGCGGACGCGCTGGCCGCCCTTGAGGTCGTACGGGCGGTGGGGCGCCGGTTCGCGGCGCGGCTCGAACGGCTCACCCCGGCGGAGATCCACTCCTTGCAGACCGGCTGGCACGCGGCCCAGGCGCGGGGCCTGCAGGCGTGGTTCACGCGCAACGGGACGCCGGAGACGGTGGACCCGGCGTGGCCGCTGCGGCCCGAGCTGCCCGCGGCGGCGTGA
- a CDS encoding SRPBCC family protein — protein MKPRTAGWSHYRFRSVWHLPAPPAAVYAVLERAEGYPRWWPQIREVTAVDERTGIARFRSVLPYDLVVTARERRRDEAAGVLEVAMSGDLDGWARWTLSAYADGTRAVYEQEVEVRKPLMRRLALPGRPVFLANHALMMRAGRRGLTAVLNGV, from the coding sequence ATGAAGCCGAGAACCGCGGGCTGGAGCCACTACCGGTTCCGCAGCGTCTGGCACCTGCCCGCCCCGCCCGCCGCCGTCTACGCGGTCCTGGAGCGCGCCGAGGGCTATCCGCGCTGGTGGCCCCAGATCCGCGAGGTGACCGCCGTGGACGAGCGCACCGGCATCGCAAGGTTCCGCTCCGTCCTGCCGTACGACCTGGTCGTCACCGCCCGCGAGCGGCGCCGCGACGAGGCGGCCGGCGTCCTGGAAGTCGCCATGAGCGGCGACCTGGACGGCTGGGCCCGCTGGACGCTGAGCGCGTACGCCGACGGCACGCGCGCGGTGTACGAGCAGGAGGTCGAGGTGCGCAAGCCGCTGATGCGGCGGCTCGCCCTCCCCGGACGGCCCGTCTTCCTCGCCAACCACGCCCTGATGATGCGCGCCGGACGGCGGGGACTGACGGCCGTCCTGAACGGAGTTTGA
- a CDS encoding TIGR02611 family protein, which yields MNTGSDEQAGAPEAVLGSRAPAFIKASRPLHLSWQVGVFIVGLAVVVAGVIMLPLPGPGWLVIFGGMAIWATEFVWAQLVLRWTKRKVTEAAQRALDPAVRRRNIILTTIGLVIVAALAAVYLWKFGLVMPWKINE from the coding sequence ATGAATACGGGGAGTGACGAGCAGGCCGGTGCGCCGGAGGCGGTCCTCGGATCGCGCGCGCCCGCCTTCATCAAGGCGTCCAGGCCGCTGCATCTGAGCTGGCAGGTCGGCGTCTTCATAGTGGGCCTCGCGGTCGTGGTCGCGGGCGTCATCATGCTTCCGCTGCCGGGCCCGGGCTGGCTGGTGATCTTCGGGGGCATGGCGATCTGGGCGACCGAGTTCGTCTGGGCCCAGCTGGTGCTGCGCTGGACCAAGCGCAAGGTGACCGAGGCCGCGCAGCGGGCCCTCGACCCGGCGGTGCGGCGGCGCAACATCATCCTGACGACCATCGGCCTGGTGATCGTGGCGGCGCTCGCCGCGGTCTACCTCTGGAAGTTCGGCCTCGTCATGCCGTGGAAGATCAACGAGTGA
- a CDS encoding SsgA family sporulation/cell division regulator, with protein sequence MNTTVSCELHLRLVVSSESSLPVPAGLRYDTADPYAVHATFHTGAEETVEWVFARDLLAEGLHRPTGTGDVRVWPSRSHGQGVVCIALSSPEGEALLEAPARALESFLKRTDAAVPPGTEHRHFDLDTELSHILAEN encoded by the coding sequence ATGAACACCACGGTCAGCTGCGAGCTGCACCTGCGCCTCGTTGTGTCGAGCGAGTCCTCACTGCCTGTACCCGCGGGCCTGCGGTATGACACGGCCGATCCCTACGCCGTGCACGCCACCTTCCACACCGGAGCCGAGGAGACCGTCGAGTGGGTGTTCGCCCGCGACCTTCTCGCCGAGGGCCTGCACCGGCCCACCGGTACCGGAGACGTCAGAGTCTGGCCGTCGCGCAGTCACGGCCAGGGCGTCGTCTGCATCGCCCTCAGCTCCCCGGAAGGAGAGGCCCTGCTCGAAGCCCCTGCGCGGGCTCTGGAGTCGTTCCTCAAGCGGACGGATGCCGCGGTGCCACCGGGTACCGAACACCGCCACTTCGATCTGGACACGGAGCTCTCGCACATCCTGGCGGAGAACTGA
- a CDS encoding CGNR zinc finger domain-containing protein, with protein sequence MLIPHDTRIALDMVVDLVNTSPESEAPDRLADIEALYGFVRDHDISGVESLTARDLSGVRTVRSRFAGVFEAPDARAAAGLVNEIVAEAGTTPQLTDHDGYDWHVHYFAPGASIADHLAADGGMALAFIVVAGEQERLRRCEAPDCGRAFVDLSRNRSRRYCDSRTCGNRLHVAAYRARRKEAAG encoded by the coding sequence GTGCTGATCCCTCACGACACCCGGATCGCCCTCGACATGGTGGTCGATCTGGTGAACACCTCGCCGGAGAGCGAGGCGCCCGACCGCCTCGCCGACATCGAGGCGCTGTACGGCTTCGTACGGGACCACGACATCAGCGGCGTCGAGAGCCTCACGGCACGCGATCTCTCCGGCGTACGGACCGTACGGAGCCGTTTCGCAGGTGTTTTCGAGGCGCCGGACGCCCGGGCGGCGGCGGGCCTGGTCAACGAGATCGTGGCGGAGGCGGGCACCACGCCCCAGCTCACCGACCACGACGGCTACGACTGGCATGTGCACTACTTCGCGCCCGGCGCCTCGATCGCGGACCACCTGGCCGCCGACGGCGGAATGGCGCTGGCGTTCATCGTGGTGGCGGGCGAGCAGGAGCGGCTGCGCCGGTGCGAGGCGCCGGACTGCGGGCGGGCCTTCGTGGACCTCTCGCGCAACCGCTCGCGCCGCTACTGCGACAGCCGCACCTGCGGGAACCGGCTGCACGTGGCCGCCTACCGGGCCCGGCGCAAGGAAGCCGCAGGCTGA
- a CDS encoding DsbA family protein, with product MTDSTPETPGSAPVVLDVWCELQCPDCHTALDDVRALRAHYGDRLDIRLRHFPLEKHKHAYAAAQAAEEAFEQGQGWPYVEAVLARTEELGERGERVLLDAARELGLDAEEFDTALIDGRHLLIVDADQAEGKAIGVTGTPTYVIDGERLDGGKSQDGLRARIQEIADRLLGA from the coding sequence ATGACCGACAGCACCCCCGAAACCCCCGGCTCCGCCCCCGTCGTCCTCGACGTGTGGTGCGAGCTCCAGTGCCCCGACTGCCACACCGCCCTCGACGACGTCCGCGCCCTGCGGGCCCACTACGGCGACCGGCTGGACATCCGGCTGCGGCACTTCCCGCTGGAGAAGCACAAGCACGCCTACGCCGCCGCGCAGGCCGCCGAGGAGGCGTTCGAGCAGGGGCAGGGCTGGCCGTACGTGGAGGCGGTGCTCGCCCGCACCGAGGAGCTGGGCGAGCGGGGAGAGCGCGTACTGCTCGACGCGGCGCGGGAACTCGGTCTGGACGCCGAGGAGTTCGACACCGCCCTCATCGACGGCCGGCACCTGCTGATCGTCGACGCCGACCAGGCCGAGGGCAAGGCGATCGGCGTCACCGGCACGCCCACGTACGTCATCGACGGGGAGCGCCTGGACGGCGGCAAGAGCCAGGACGGGCTGCGCGCCCGCATCCAGGAGATCGCGGACCGGCTGCTGGGCGCCTGA
- a CDS encoding GNAT family N-acetyltransferase, translated as MTTTIRPTGPLQQGADGAASRTYDVCVNSRRVGTITVATDPAFGRAMGVIAGLRIDEPDRGRGRGTVAALAAEEVLRGWGCTQVRAAVPADAVAALRLADALGYTERSRNMAKRLPAEPPALPASVTGRPMTEAEYTVWHHDEQENYARSWIARGVPADQARAKAEADHRDLLPAGLATPGVHLEVLVSGGSVVGHVWVARKELETGPAAYVYDVAVAEEHRGRGHGRALMLLAERAALADGMSTLALHVFSDNTPAVRLYESLGYEPTEYNRAKALL; from the coding sequence ATGACCACCACCATTCGGCCGACCGGGCCGCTCCAGCAGGGCGCCGACGGCGCCGCCTCCCGTACGTACGACGTCTGTGTGAACAGCAGACGCGTCGGCACCATCACCGTCGCCACCGATCCGGCCTTCGGCCGCGCCATGGGGGTGATCGCCGGGCTGCGCATCGACGAGCCCGACCGGGGGCGCGGCCGGGGAACCGTCGCCGCGCTCGCCGCCGAGGAGGTGCTGCGCGGCTGGGGCTGCACCCAGGTGCGCGCGGCGGTGCCCGCGGACGCCGTGGCGGCCCTGCGGCTCGCCGACGCGCTCGGCTACACCGAACGCAGCCGCAACATGGCCAAGCGGCTGCCCGCCGAGCCGCCCGCCCTGCCCGCCTCGGTCACCGGGCGCCCGATGACCGAGGCCGAGTACACCGTCTGGCACCACGACGAGCAGGAGAACTACGCCCGCAGCTGGATCGCCCGGGGCGTCCCGGCCGACCAGGCCCGCGCCAAGGCCGAGGCCGACCACCGGGACCTGCTGCCCGCCGGCCTGGCGACGCCCGGCGTCCACCTGGAGGTGCTGGTCAGCGGCGGCTCCGTGGTCGGGCACGTCTGGGTCGCCCGCAAGGAGCTGGAGACGGGACCCGCCGCCTATGTCTACGACGTGGCCGTCGCCGAGGAGCACCGGGGCCGGGGGCACGGCCGGGCCCTGATGCTGCTGGCCGAGCGGGCGGCGCTGGCCGACGGCATGTCCACGCTGGCCCTGCACGTCTTCAGCGACAACACCCCGGCCGTGCGGCTGTACGAGTCGCTGGGGTACGAGCCGACGGAGTACAACCGGGCCAAGGCGCTCCTGTAG
- a CDS encoding aminotransferase class IV, translating into MQIWVNGGLRDADAAQVSVLDHGMTVGDGVFETVKAQKGTTFALTRHLARMTRSARGLGLPEPDLDEVRRACAAVLDANPVALGRMRITYTGGLSPLGSERGDTGPTLVVAVGETRRRPDTTAVVTVPWTRNERSAVAGLKTTSYAENVVALARAHEHGATEALFGNTVGALCEGTGSNVFVVVDGQLHTPPLASGCLAGITRELVVEWTGAQETDLPLDVLASAEEVFLTSTLRDVQAVHRVDGRELTGTPGPVTAKAMRVFDERAASDLDP; encoded by the coding sequence ATGCAGATCTGGGTGAACGGCGGGCTGCGGGACGCCGACGCCGCGCAGGTGTCCGTCCTCGACCACGGGATGACCGTGGGCGACGGCGTCTTCGAGACGGTGAAGGCACAGAAGGGGACGACGTTCGCGCTCACCCGCCATCTCGCCCGGATGACCCGCTCGGCCCGCGGCCTCGGGCTGCCCGAGCCCGATCTGGACGAGGTCCGCCGCGCCTGCGCCGCCGTGCTCGACGCCAACCCGGTCGCCCTCGGCCGTATGCGGATCACCTACACCGGCGGCCTCTCCCCGCTCGGCTCCGAGCGCGGGGACACCGGCCCGACGCTGGTCGTGGCCGTCGGCGAGACCCGGCGCCGCCCCGACACCACCGCCGTGGTCACCGTCCCCTGGACGCGCAACGAGCGCAGCGCCGTCGCCGGGCTCAAGACCACCTCGTACGCCGAGAACGTCGTCGCGCTCGCCCGGGCCCACGAGCACGGGGCCACCGAGGCGCTCTTCGGCAACACCGTCGGCGCGCTCTGCGAGGGGACCGGCTCCAACGTCTTCGTCGTCGTCGACGGACAGTTGCACACCCCGCCGCTGGCCTCCGGCTGCCTCGCCGGGATCACCCGCGAGCTGGTCGTGGAGTGGACCGGCGCCCAGGAGACCGACCTGCCGCTCGACGTGCTCGCCTCAGCCGAGGAGGTCTTCCTGACCTCCACCCTCCGGGACGTCCAGGCCGTGCACCGGGTCGACGGCCGGGAGCTGACGGGCACACCGGGACCGGTCACCGCCAAGGCGATGCGCGTCTTCGACGAGCGGGCCGCCTCCGACCTCGACCCGTAA